CGGCCACATCGGCAAGCTCGACGACAGGAGCACTCCGGGAGTCTTCATCGGCTACGCGGAGGGCTCAAAGGCCTACCGCATCTTCGACCCAAAGACACAGCGTGTGCGCATGGCGCGAGACGTCGTGTTCAACGAAGGGCGAGGGTGGCAATGGgacaaggcggtggacgacggctcGACGCCGACGTATGACGACTTCATTGTCGAGTACGCCCACTTCAAGGAAGCCGGGGGAGCAAGCAGCTCCTCTTCGCCGGGCACGTCTACCCCGGCCCCCAAAACTACACCGACTCCGGTGTCGGCTACGCCGACGGCACCACAACTGGCGACGCGGCATACTCCAGCCCCGGCAGTCACCACTCTGAGTTCGTCTTCATCAGCACCAGCTCACGCAGAGCACAACCCGATGAAGTTCGCTTCCCCGCTCACTCACGACGAGGAGCGGGTCGACGCGTTTTATGGAGGCGAACAGCTGTGGTATCGCACGATGGATGATCTACTCGGCGACCAGCCGGTGCCGGGACTGATGCCACGTGACCTGGAGGCGCAGCTACAACTCGCGTGTGAGGACGGCGAACCACGGTCCTTTGTAGAGGCCGAGGGAGATGCGGCATGGCGCGCCGCGATGCAGTTGGAGATGGATGCGGTCGAGCAAAACCGCACCTGGGAGCTCGCTGACCTCCCTCGTGGTCACCACGCAATCACCCTTAAGTGGGTGTTCAAGCTGAAGAGGGATGGAGCCGGCGCCATCATCAAGCACAAGGCTCGCCTGGTGGCCCGAGGCTTCTTGCAGCAGGAAGGAGTCGACTTCGACGACGCCTTCGCTCCCGTGGCACAGATGGAGTCCGTGTGACTTCTCCTTGCGCTGGCTGCCCAAGAGGGCTGGTGTGTCCATCACATGGATGTCAAGTCGGCATTCCTCAACGGTGACTTGAAGGAGGAAGTCTACGTGCATCAGCCACCGGGTTTTGCGATTCTCGGCCAGGAGGGCAAGGTACTCCGCCTGCgcaaggccctctatggcctacGACAGGCACCTAGGGCGTGGAACGCCAAGCTGGACTCCACGCTAAAGAAGATGGGCTTCGAGCAAAGCCCGCATGAGGCTGCCGTCTACCGACGGGGCAGTGGAGGAAATGCCTTGCTGGTGGGCGTCTATGTTGACGACTTGGTGATCACCGGCACCAAAGATGCAGAAGTGGCGACGTTCAAGGAAGACATGAAGGCTACCTTCCACATGGGTGATCTGGGGCTCCTCTCCTTCTATCTAGGGATTGAGGTGCACCAGGACCACTCCGGGATCGCGCTTCGACAGTCCGCCTATGCCAAGCGCATCGTTGAGCTAGCTTGGCTCACCGACTGCCATCCAGCTCTCACTCCAATGGAGGAGAGGCTGAAACTGAGCCACGACAGCACGACGAAGGAAGTGGATGCTACGCAGTACCGACGCCTTGTGGGGAGCCTTCGCTACCTCACCCACCCACGGCCGGACTTGGCATTCTCCGTCGGCTATGTCAGTCGGTTCATGGAGCGACCGACGTCGAAACACCAGCAGGCAGTGAAGAGGATCGTCCGCTACATAGCAGGGACCCTCGACCACGGCCTCCACTACCCTAGGTGTCCGGGGGCGGCACACTTCGTCGGGTACAGCGACAGCGACCACGCCGGCGACATCGACACCAGCAAGAGCACGAGCGGGATCCTCTTCTTCCTCGGCAAGTGTCTCGTGAGCTGGCAATCAATCAAGCAGCAGGTGGTGGCCCTGTCCAGCTGTGAGGCTGAGTACATAGCGGCCTCCACCACCTGCACTCAGGCGCTCTGGCTCGCTCGACTGCTTGGTGATCTTCTCGCTCAAGACACCAGAACGGTGCAGCTCCTGGTGGAGAGCAAGTCCGCCCTGGCCCTGGCAAAGAACCCCGTGTTCCACGAACGGAGCAAGCACATCCGACTGAGGTATCACTTCATCCGCAGCTGTGTGGAAGAAGGGAGCATCGAGGCGAGCTACAGCAACACCACGGATCAGCTCGCAGACCTGCTCACCAAGCCTCTTGGGAGGGTCAAGTTCCTCGAACTTTGCTACAGGATTGGGATGATTCAACTCTCCCACAAGACGACGTACACGACTTAGGGGGAGAATGATGGATAAGTCTGTGTACTAGGGTCCTTGTGGGGCTGCAGCACATGGTCCTTTGTGGCAGTTAGGATAGAGTTCCTGACCATCAAGACTGTCATCTTAGACTAGCATCTTGGACTGGCATCTTAGCAGCATCTCAGCATATGCTTGGCTGGCTAGCAGCCTATAAGTATGTAACCCCAACCCCTCAGGTTGGCATGGCACTGTGTGAGAAATAAACCAACGAAAATTGTCCCAACTCTCCTAGTGTCATCCACAACTATCAATGCTCAGGTTCAAAGGTCTAACAGTTAAAGCCTCGACAGTCGGAGCTGGCATGTTGAGGCCATGGAAACAAGACCCACTGCACAAGCTCCACGTTAGCGGTTCAGAGTACTAACTCCATTTTTCAGTTTGAGGCTTTCAGTCACCCACTTTGTGAGTAACATGACCATTTCATATCTAACCATACAGAAACAAGCTTTTTTCAATATTTTGATACAATTTTATCACCTTTGAGTCGTAGTAACTTATTCTCCAATATCAATGTCTTTATTTCTGGTGAAGTTTGAAACAAGCATAATAAAGCGTTGATTGTTCTTTGTGTAATGAGAATTATTATATGGAAAGGAACAAAAACTTTGCATATTGTTAATCCCGTAGGAAAAACTGTGGTTCTAGAGTAAATGTTTTTTGttatccacccccccccccccccccccccccgaccccTTAAATGCTGCTTAGATGCTATTGATGTCGATGATGTTAAAATCTGAGTACATTAATTTGGACTTCGTTGTATGGAATAAGAACTATCTTCAATTGTAGTGCCAGACTGCACAGCCATGTGGACATGTGGTGGTGGTAGAGAATCTGGTTATTAAAATTGATTGATTCTGCTAACTGCAAGTTGAGACCTTGTGACTTTGATCTGGCATGCTTCATGCATAAGGAGCAAGATCCACTAACCAAGCATATCAGCATAAAGTATCACAAACACATCTTCAAGCTTGAAATGGCCAAATGGATCAAAACTTTGGTTTCTCTTTCTATAGTATCATGTACATTTGTACAGTATAGTGTATACATATGGGAAAATTGTATGAAGATCAGCTATTCCTTAAAAGGCGGATGCCAATCGGAGACCGTCAAGAGTGACTTGGTAGTATCTATGAGCTAAGGATGTTGAGTAGGGAAACTCTGCTCTGGACTAATTTTCTGAACAGATGTCCTGCTCCACTCTCGAGATCTCCGATACTGCACTCTAGCCCCAACAATTGATCCTCCTTGCAAACAGCTGCCTTCTTCTTGTGAAATGCCTTGGAAACAAGAGACTGTTTAGGCATTTCGATTTGCTTCGACAAGAGATGGAGTGTGGACTCCAGTAGAGACAAAGCGATCTCTCTAGCCTTGGCCAACAGCATGACCATGCTACAATCTGCAGGAGCCTTCTTCGCGGTCTTCTTGAAAAGATTCTTCGACTTCTTCACCAAGCGGGTGTAGGATTGGATCTTGACCTGAGTAGCTGCGTCATCACCTTTCCTTAGAGCCACTTGCAGCTCTTGGATGATGGCCTTCATCTCGACAAAGATCTCTTGCATGGCGCTGCAGAGATCTAGCAGCTCAAGAGAACCGTCCATTTCTCCATCCAACATGCTCCTCTGCTGGGAGGAGCAAACTTGGTTGCTTGGTAGGCAGATGATTTCTTCAAGACCATCGTAGATGTTTGCAAGAGTCCTGAGACCATCGCACATCATGCTGATGGAATTAGAGGAAGAGATGCTTGCTTCTAGGCTCTGAAGCTCTAGCTCGACTTCGGTCTCACTGACGTGAGGCCTAGAAGGCAAACTTGTCGATCTTTGGTGGAAAGCCATGTCTGAGCTTGAAGATTTGCTCTGTATTGTGGtcgaagagaggaggaagaaagaagAGCTTCTAGTTTGATGCATCTACCATTCTGCTGACGCCTATTTATACAGAAGATATGTGTACAGCTGTGCTGCAGCATCTGATTAGTAGACATGAAGAATCATGCCATTACATCAGCCTAGAGATCTGGCAAAAGCATAGAGATCCCAACACAAAAGTCGTCTCATGTTCACTCTGTCATGTTCCACTAATTGGCAGCAAGGACTAATTAAGAATGGTATAGTTTGATGATGgatcttcacatagttgcatgcTCAAGCTATCATTTTAGTGGAATCTTGTCAGTTTAAGCCCTGAGAGTTTGTCCCCCGTCTTCAAGGCAAGTTTATGCCGCTCTGCTGTCTTCTTATCGTTTCATACATTTATGAACGAGTATATGGGCCTGTCGAAAGTGTCTTAATTATCAGGGGCAAACTCACACACGAGGGTCAGTTTTTTGTGTTGGATGATCATGTGCGTGATGACTAGCCATCTTCATGCCTTGCCACTGGCATGCTGCAGCCGTGTCTTGGTTGTTAGTGCCAAGCTCATCTGCACGAGGGTGTCTTGGTTGGTGCTTGCTGGTCATTGACCTCATCGCATGTTCCAGATTGTGCAGGTTGTGCTATCTGGTTCTGCTAACAGCCTTACAAGGTCACTTACACTCTTCACAACATCGCTggcaggttttagttgcgtgctTACAATTCGTCTAGTATTCATTCATAGATTATGGGTGTTCAAGTGCACAGACCTTTATGGCCCAAAAATGCTTAAATTTTCTGCAAATTGATATTAACCATATATATGTTGTTGCCATTGAGTGACAAGTTTATAGTTGAATGAACATGCATGCTTTTGAGATCTGGACCCATGTTCTTTGGACAAATATGTTGATAAATTTCCGCACAATTTCTTAGCTTCATGTGTTTTTTTAGTCCATACAGCTGTAATGGATTTTAGTGGCGTTCGTATACAATGTAAGAGGGGGAAGATAGAAACAACTTTTTTTTACCAAAGCTTATGTACCATGCTTCGCTGAGGCAAGATATTTCCCTTGTACAGGAGGAATTTTATTGGTGATAATTGTTAACATTAAGAGATGCTATCTCAGAAGTCTATGCTGCTCATACAGATATTTATCTCCCATTATAAaaactccctccgtcccataatataagaacgtttttgacattagtgtagtgtaaaaaacgttcttatattatgggacggagggagtaacaaaTAAAATTATTCTGAAAACACCATCATATTAATTATTTTCATTTGCTAATATGGACTGTTATTGCTAATAAGAACATTTATTTATTTTCGCACTTGATCAGCCCATCATGATTAGCAATATAATTTATTGATTTTATCATGAATGCAAGCTTAGTCATTTGAATAACAATGTAGATATATACCGAAAATATTGACCTAACATATTTTGATTAATGTGTATCAGTGTTTTGTGGCTGGCAGTGCTCTCTAGGACGACAAATTTGTTCAGAGCGGCCTGCGAGCAGTGGATCGAGATGGTAAGGCACGAGACGATGAGTTACCTAGGTCCAGGTGGAGGTAAGACCCTATTCTTGCCTTTGGTTGCGCATTGCTAGAGTGCTTGCCTGCGATTGATTTCTTGTGTTACAAGCTCTCGGCCTGGCCGCGGACAAGAAGAAGATGGGGTCGGTGGAAATCGTAACTGTTGGATGATCTAGAATGTCTCCTTTTCTCTCCTCCAAGAGTGTCCCTAGATTGCCTTATATATCTAGCCAAGCTAGGGTTACATGGCTTCGCTCGGTCTATAGACGACTCCCATCCTCCGATCCCGCCAGACATCATCATGTGTGTCAGTGGCTCCCCACCGGGTCTCCTTGATGCCCCAGGACAACCATAGGCTCCTTGGCTTGGACTGCTTTCAGGTGGAGTTTTAATCCAGTTGAAGGCCGAGAATGGCCCAGGTGGGCACATCTGAGTATCATATCCTCGCCAGCAGCCCATGATGATGATGCACATCTTACCTAGTGGGAAGCCGTGTAGGACTTGCCAAACTCCAgcaaaaaaaaaaagacacaAGTGAGAGCCCCCACCTCCCGCCCACCCCCGCACCGCCGTCGTCGGAGGGCCAGCCGATGAAGCCGCGCCGGGCCCTgggatggcggcggcggggctgatTCTTCTCCAACTCCGCCCCAGTCCTTTCCCTCCCCCCCCCAGATCTGGTGCTGGTGGCATCGTCGATCTGCATCGGCGGCGGGTGCTTCCCTGCCCAGCATCCTCAACGTGTTGGTGGTGCTGGTACCCCCCTCGGTTGCGGCTCGCCTACGACAGCTCCGGCCCGTCCCGGGCGAGATCTAGGGGCCTGTTTTGGCGGGATTTGGTGCTCTCCGGCCGGCCTCCTGCGGCGGGCGGGCGCGCCCTTCTAGCTGCGGACCCCCCTCCCCGACCCTCCCACCCTTCGAGCTCCGGGGCGCCCTCTTTGGGAGGCAGCCTTGCAGATGATCGGTAGTGCCCAACGGTGGCTGTTTTTGCAGCGCGCCGGCTGGGAGTCTTGGCTGAGCGCGAGCCCCCTTCACCTTCCTCCCGACAGGGGCGGATTTGCCTGGCTGCCATGGACCTGCGCCCCCTTCCGCATTCATGGCCGGCGCGGCGCGGCTTTGGACTCGGCGTTCCCCCAAAGATGCGCTCTTTCCGTCTCCTTTGGCGCACTGGCTCCTCGGCGTctccgcaccaccaccaccctACTAGTACCTTTGTTGGCTGTCCATCCAGGCGCATCTTCGTCTCCGATGCCCTTCGGGAGCCGCGTCCCCTTCAGGTTCCTTGGGCACGCCACTGTCCCTACTGTTCCGGTCCCGATGGCCCAGATCTTTACTCCCTTCCAGACCTTGGCTTTTCCGGGGCTTCGGACACCATCGCATCCCTGCCGCCTTATTCCTCACCCATGCAACCTCGTCCTTGTTTAGAGCTCGCTTGT
The Aegilops tauschii subsp. strangulata cultivar AL8/78 chromosome 3, Aet v6.0, whole genome shotgun sequence genome window above contains:
- the LOC109746987 gene encoding uncharacterized protein, which produces MHQTRSSSFFLLSSTTIQSKSSSSDMAFHQRSTSLPSRPHVSETEVELELQSLEASISSSNSISMMCDGLRTLANIYDGLEEIICLPSNQVCSSQQRSMLDGEMDGSLELLDLCSAMQEIFVEMKAIIQELQVALRKGDDAATQVKIQSYTRLVKKSKNLFKKTAKKAPADCSMVMLLAKAREIALSLLESTLHLLSKQIEMPKQSLVSKAFHKKKAAVCKEDQLLGLECSIGDLESGAGHLFRKLVQSRVSLLNILSS